Within Plasmodium reichenowi strain SY57 chromosome 3, whole genome shotgun sequence, the genomic segment NNNNNNNNNNNNNNNNNNNNNNNNNNNNNNNNNNNNNNNNNNNNNNNNNNNNNNNNNNNNNNNNNNNNNNNNNNNNNNNNNNNNNNNNNNNNNNNNNNNNNNNNNNNNNNNNNNNNNNNNNNNNNNNNNNNNNNNNNNNNNNNNNNNNNNNNNNNNNNNNNNNNNNNNNNNNNNNNNNNNNNNNNNNNNNNNNNNNNNNNNNNNNNNNNNNNNNNNNNNNNNNNNNNNNNNNNNNNNNNNNNNNNNNNNNNNNNNNNNNNNNNNNNNNNNNNNNNNNNNNNNNNNNNNNNNNNNNNNNNNNNNNNNNNNNNNNNNNNNNNNNNNNNNNNNNNNNNNNNNNNNNNNNNNNNNNNNNNNNNNNNNNNNNNNNNNNNNNNNNNNNNNNNNNNNNNNNNNNNNNNNNtttttttttttttttttttttttttttgcttaCTTAGGTGCGTTGAAAGTTAGGGATGAAGAAATTGTTTctaagaaaaataatttctCCTTTTCTGCTCTTAGCAATGATTCAAATTCTGTAACAAAAAAGTACATAGTTGATTTGACCTTACTagataatattatagaatccgtaagaaataaaagaaatataaaaagataacaaaataaataaatatatatgcattATATGGATGTgttatatgttttatatgtgtgtgtACTTCATTTTCTACTTTTAAGGAAACCAAATACAATTTTGCTTCTGTGGGAAAGGTAGTTGTCAccttaaaaaaagaaaaaaaaaaaatttggAACAGGCTCCTACTATCAAAAGAAAAGTACCCAAATATGCAAGTGTGGTGGGACATGAAGGAAAagtaagaaaaaataaaatatacatgaatatatataaatatacataaatatatataaatatacataaatatatataaatatacataaatatatataaatatacataaatatatataaatatacataaatatatataaatatacataaatatatataaatatacataaatatatataaatatacataagGATACATGTATAGACgtatacatattattacataacATTTGTAACGATCaatctttttttcttattatccCTATCCCACAGATATCATGATAGCGTCCAGAATTTCTTGaaggaagaaaaaaataactCTGATAAGTTACAGGATGATATAGATGAAGATGaggaaaaatattttgacGAGGAAATTTTAAGGGAAgccaaaaaaaaaagtgaaGAATATGATAAAGACGATGAAGAGTTATAACTCTGTTTTTAATTAATcacacaaatatatatatatatatatatgttttttttttttgtgtgtatatatatgtttattgtctaatttaaaaaaaaaaaaaaaaaatgagaaatttatttttttcacagtatatcttttaaaaattaaaaaataaaatatatgtacactttgatttataaattaaaataaaaaaaatgaattctaaaaatttgaaaaattataataaaaaaaaaaaaaaaaaaaaaaaatacacaaATTTAATCATTtgtaattaaaaataaataaataaataaatatatacatatatatatatatatatatttatatttatgtagGTGCATTTGTCTACAACATATGATTATATgtaaacatattataaataaaataaaataaaaaaaaaggtttttacaaaaaaaagaacaattatctaatcttatatattattactcCTATATTAGCTATAActaaaagaattataattaatattaataagcCTTTAAATACCAACttattttgatatatacTTAGTAACATTCTTTTCACACGATTTTGTTCCTGTCGAGTTTCATCCGTCtaagaaataaattaatacatgaatataaacatatatacatatatatatatatatatatatatatatatatatatgtatgtgtgcatatatattcatattttataagtacactcaatatttttctttcatattaatataaaaaaaaaaaaaattattttattttttttttagattACATGGTGTTTTGTTCTTAGTATTGCACTCCTTTGTGAATTTAATTCGCTCATAATTGTATATCCTACattatttcaaaaaaaataataaataaaaaataataatatagaaatatattgGTACTCATCAAATTCAATAGAACCTCTTACAAGTATGTTTCATCCTTACCTATATCTTCAATATCTTGGGCTCTCctaaaaaaatacaaataaaaaataacaattttaacaacataaattttgttcatactataaatattatatatatataaatatatatgtatattttattttttttttttttttttttttttatttaaacCTTTCGGACTCTTTGAGAAAGTCAACCccttctttatatttttttgtcaTATNNNNNNNNNNNNNNNNNNNNNNNNNNNNNNNNNNNNNNNNNNNNNNNNNNNNNNNNNNNNNNNNNNNNNNNNNNNNNNNNNNNNNNNNNNNNNNNNNNNNNNNNNNNNNNNNNNNNNNNNNNNNNNNNNNNNNNNNNNNNNNNNNNNNNNNNNNNNNNNNNNNNNNNNNNNNNNNNNNNNNNNNNNNNNNNNNNNNNNNNNNNNNNNNNNNNNNNNNNNNNNNNNNNNNNNNNNNNNNNNNNNNNNNNNNNaaaaaaaaaaaaaaaaaaaaaaaaaaaaaaaaaattccataaatatacatatatatatatattatacttgattaataattttgttaGATCCTTTTGGTAAGCTATTTAtttcaatatttatttgCTTAATCtaatcaaataaaa encodes:
- a CDS encoding vesicle transport v-SNARE protein, putative (part of same gene as PRSY57_0313400A~transcript variant 1; alternatively spliced~gap found within coding sequence), which encodes MTKKYKEGVDFLKESERRAQDIEDIGYTIMSELNSQRSAILRTKHHTDETRQEQNRVKRMLLSIYQNKLVFKGLLILIIILLVIANIGVIIYKIR
- a CDS encoding co-chaperone p23 produces the protein ALKVRDEEIVSKKNNFSFSALSNDSNSVTKKYIVDLTLLDNIIESETKYNFASVGKVVVTLKKEKKKIWNRLLLSKEKYPNMQVWWDMKEKYHDSVQNFLKEEKNNSDKLQDDIDEDEEKYFDEEILREAKKKSEEYDKDDEEL